The Syntrophorhabdaceae bacterium nucleotide sequence AGAACCCGGAGATCGAGATCTCGGACATGGGAAGCGACGGGACGTGGCTGAGGATACGGGGCCGGATCGAATTCGACGACACGAGGGAAGCAAAGATTCAGGCCTTCGCGGAATCCGCAAACCTTCTCAAGGTCTATCCGAAAGGGGCGGACGACGAAACATTCGTGACCTTCTACTTCGTCGAGGCCGCAGCCACACTCTTCTCCTTCACCGCAGCCCCGAGGAGCATACCCTTGCTTTAACGACAGTTTCTCCACCCCGGCAGGACCCTTCAAGTCTCTGTGCCGGGCTCACATGACAACGTGGAGGAGCCGCGATGACAAAGGTTCCTTTGCGCCTTGCGAATCAACCATCATCACCGGAAGGACGGTGCATGTAAAATTCATACCTGTTCCTTCCGGTGTTTTTTGCTTTGTACATGGCAGTATCGGCATTTTTTACCAGGGTATCTTCATCCTGCCCGTCATCAGGATACATTGAGATGCCAATACTTGTGGTGATGGAGAGGACAAATTCATCACCGCCAAAGCGGGCGACGGTATCGGTTTTCCGCAGTACACCCGCCAGGCGTTCAGCGGAAGCCTTCAAGAGAAGGTCCCCCTCATCGTGCCCGTAGGTATCATTCACGTCCTTGAACTTGTCGAGGTCAAGCATAACAATGGCCGCTTTCTCCTTGTCCCTGTCTGCGTGGGCCATTGCCATAGCGAGACGATCGAAAAAAAGTTTCCTGTTGGGAAGACCCGTCAGGGTATCGTGGAACGCCATGTGCTGCATGGTCTCTTCCGCATTGCGACGCTTCTTTTCTCTCCTTAGGGCCTGCTCTCCAAAGATGGCGACCCCTCCCAGGCCGATAAGCCAAAGGAATGTGTGGGCCCATATGAATGCAGCGATCTGGTGTTTTTCAATTGACTTCAAGGCTGCCGTGGGTACCGACGTACTGACGCCTCCCCGGATGTCACCCTCTCTATATCCCTGCCCGGCATGACATTTAAGGCATCCTTTGGTTACAATGAAAGGTTTCATGAGTCTCACGTACTCTGCAGAGTCAATTGTCTGAATCCCTACGGCCTCCTTTTCACCCTGCTCGAAGGCCCTGAGGGATCTCTCTTCCCAATTGGTCCGGGCGTAAACATGCTTGTCAGCTTATTCAAGCTCAAATCCCCTCTCCCGAAAGAGCTTGGTGCACGCGTCAACCGCATCGGCATCATAGAGGATGCCCCTGTTGTTCTCTATCTCCTCAAGGGCCGCTTCTATCCCTATAGCCGGTCTGTAGGGACGGTGGGATGCCATGGCCTCAAAAACGTCGGCCACCGCTAAAATGCGTGCCTCCAGAAGGATCTGGCCGCCATTCAGACCTTGAGGGTATCCTGAGCCATCGAGTTTTTCGTGATGCTGGAGTATGATCTGGGCTATCGGCCAGGGGAAGTATATATCCTTGAGGATGTCGTAACCGATCTGTGAATGCGTTTTGATCAAGGAGAACTCGATCTCCGTCAGTCTCGAAGGTTTGCTGAGGATCTCAGCCGGTATCGACAGCTTCCCTATGTCGTGGATTACCGCAGCGGTCCGGATACCCTCCACCTGGGTTTCCGGCAACCCCATCTGGGATGCGATGGCCACGGCGATGGCCGACACTCTCTTCTGGTGACCCGATGTGTAAGGATCCCTGACCTCCACGGCCATCGATAT carries:
- a CDS encoding pyridoxamine 5'-phosphate oxidase family protein — encoded protein: MTTAVEYLKVNPVFHIATVDGMKARVRPFGFSMKRNNALYFCTNKTKDVYKQLSQNPEIEISDMGSDGTWLRIRGRIEFDDTREAKIQAFAESANLLKVYPKGADDETFVTFYFVEAAATLFSFTAAPRSIPLL
- a CDS encoding GGDEF domain-containing protein, whose translation is MAFHDTLTGLPNRKLFFDRLAMAMAHADRDKEKAAIVMLDLDKFKDVNDTYGHDEGDLLLKASAERLAGVLRKTDTVARFGGDEFVLSITTSIGISMYPDDGQDEDTLVKNADTAMYKAKNTGRNRYEFYMHRPSGDDG